The sequence below is a genomic window from Sphingomonas jaspsi DSM 18422.
GCCGATCGCTTCGATGCGGTCGCCGTTGACCAGGATGGTGCCGTTTTCGATCACCTCGTCGCCGCGCATGGTGACGATGCGCGCGCCGGTCAGCGCGACGCGGCCGGTGGGTTTGGCCTCGGCGGCGGCGAAGCTGAGGTTGGCCAAAAGCGGCGCCGTGGCCTGCTTGCCGCCCTTGAAATCGCCCGCGCCGGCTAGCGTCTGGCCGTAGACGGCGGGACCCTGCGTCCAGAACAGCTGGCGGCTGTTGCCCGCCCAATGCAGCCAGTCGCCGGCGTCGGCGCTGACCCGCGATACCGGCAGTGCCTTGGCATCGGGCCCGACCTCGAGTGAGCGGCCCGACCGCACGAACGGCATGACATAGGCCTGGTAGCGTTCGACCCAGCCGACATATTGCTCGTCCGGTGACACGGCGAACTCGCCGGCATTGTCGGTAATGAGGTGCGTGACCTCATCTTTGCCGTCGACGCCGACCGATTTCAGCAGGTGCTTGTCGTCGTCGCCATCGGCCGTGAAGAAGACGCGGTCCCCCGTCACGCCGAAATGCGGCAGGCTGCCGGCCTTGGCGATACGCTTGCCCGCCCCGCCGCGCGTCGAGACGACGTAGAGACCCGGGTCGCGGCCCCACAGCGGGGTCGTCAGGAAGCCGTCCGACGACTTGCGATAGGTGATGAGGCTGCCGTCGGGCGAGAAATTGGGCTCGAGATAATGGCCCGGCTCGCTGGTGACGACGCGGCCTTCGCCGCCGGCCGACCCGACCAGCTTTATCCGGCCCGCCTTGTCGTCGTCCCATGCGACATAGGCGATGCTCTTTCCGTCGCGCGACCAGGCGGGGTAGCTTTCGAATTCCGCCGCCTTGGTCAGCCGCCGCGGCGCGCCGCCCGCGACGTCCTTCACATAAAGATGGCCCAGCGCTTCATAGACGACGCGCCGCCCGTCGGGACTGGTCTTGGCGAAGCGGGCCATCTTCACGTCGAAGCTGGCCGGGGCGACGTCCTTCTGCTGGCGCACCGCGTCCTCGACGAAGCGGGTGCCGGTGACGTGGAAGGGAATGTCGCTGACCTGCCCGCTGGCGACGTCGACGCGCTTGATGCCGCCCTTGGCCCAATAGACGATCGACTTGTTGTCGGGCGTCCAGCTCATCCCCGGATAGACGCCTTGCACCGCCCAGGTTTCCTGCATGTCGCGGTCGAGCCCGCCGGTCAGCGGCGTGATGCGGCCCGACGCGAGGTCGAGCAGCATGATCGTCGATTCGTAGCGGATGCGGCGGATGAAGGCCAAGGTCTTGCCGTCGGGCGAGGGCGTCGGGCGGATCGCGCCGCCGGGGCCACTGACCAGCGTTTCGATGTCGCCGCTCTGCCGGTCCAATCGCTGGATGACGTAGATCTGGCCGTTAACGTCCTTCGAATATTCGAAGGTGCCGCCGGGCGTCGCGTCGTCGCTGAAATAAAGGTAGCGGCCATCGGGCGAGAAGACGGGCTCGTTGCTGTCCTTCTGCTTGGTGCGTGCCTTGGTCATCTGCACGCCGCCGCCCTTGGCCGCGCCGCCCTTGTGATACAGCCACATTTCGCCCGCGCCGAGCGAGCGCGCGGAGGTGAAATGCTTGCGGGCGACGATGTAATTGCCGTCCGGGCTCCATTCGGCCTGGTTCAATAGGCGGAAGTCTTCCTTGGTGATCTGCCGAGTGGCGCCGCTTGCGCGGTCGATGACCCAGATATTGTCGCCGCCGCCGCGATCCGACGTGAAGGCGATTTCGCGCCCGTTGGGCGAATAGCGCGGCTGCATGTCCCACGCGTTGCCGCTGGTCAGCGCCTTCGCGTCGCCGCCGCCGATCGGGATGGTGTAAAGATCGCCCAAGAGGTCGAAGGCGATTTCCTTGCCGTCGGGGGACACATCGAGGCTCATCCACGTGCCGGTGCGGGTATCGATGGCGACGTCGCGGCCGGGACCGTGGCGGGCGTCGACCGACCATTTGCCGTCCTTCTTCGCCTCGGCGGTCGGTGCGGCGGCGATGTTCGCCGGCTGCGGCTGCATGATGGGCGACGCTTCGCCCGGGGTCGGCGGCGGCGGCGCGACCGGCGGGGTCGGCGCTTGGGCCAATGCGCCGGCCGACGCGATCAACGAACATCCAAGGAGGAGGGCAAAGCGGCGCATGGAGGTTCCCCTGTCTGAAATCGGCGCGGACCTTGGGACGATGCGGCGGTACTGGCAACCGCCATTGGTCGAATTGACGCGGGGTGGGGCCAGCGGCTAGGGCGCGCACCATGACCGAAAAGACCCAGCTTCCCGACCGCCTGGCGATGGACCCGCGCAGCAAATACTTCGACGAAGAGCTGCTGATGAAGGGCGTCGGCATCCGCTTCAACGGCAACGAAAAGACCAATGTCGAGGAATATTGCGTCTCGGAAGGCTGGATCAAGGTCGCCGCCGGCAAGAGCCGCGACCGCTACGGCAACCCGATGATGCTGACGCTGAAGGGCAAGGTCGAACCCTATATCGAAAGCGAAGAAAAAGGCTCCGGCGACACCGCCGAAGCCTGATCCTTACGCATACGCATACATATTACGCAGTAACTGGCAGGGCGCTTAGGCCGATACGCGGCGCGCCTTGCGATATTCGTTGAGCTTCTTCACGCCATAGCCTGCGGCCAGCACGAGGCCGAGCGGGCCGAGGCCGCGACGGGCGATGATCGGGACCGCCGCGCCGATCAGCGCGCCGGTGGTCTTGTTGTTCCGGCCGGCGAGCTTTTCGCCCGCGATGGCGCCCAAAATCTTGGCAAGCATCACATGTCCTCTCGAATGGGGTCTTGCCGCTAAAGCGCGCGAGGCGGCCTGATGTTCCGCCGCGAAAAATCTCCCAACCCGTGGTGGGAATTCCCGCCAACTTTCTCCCCGATGAACGGTCTCTCGATAAAAAACGGCAGAAAACCGGAATTGGCACGGCTCTTGTAAAGAGTGAGCCGTGGACCTGAGGTTGTTCCGACGGTCCATGAAAAGGGAGAATGAACCATGTCTGGTCTGAAGTTTCACCGTCATCTGCTTGCGGCCTTTGCGTCGCTCCTGATGAGCACGATTGCGGTTGGTGCCGCGATTTCGCCGACCCCGGTGTCGGCCGCCAATGTGGAAGTTGTCACCTATGCCTGAATTTGAACCGATCGTGGCCCGTCCCGCCGTCCGTATTGCGCGGCAGGAACAGCAGGTTCCGGAAGAAACCGTGCGCTTCGCACCGCTCGCCGGTATCCTGTCGGGCCCGATCTTCACCCGCACCCGCGACATCATTGCGGCGAACGTGACGGAACTGCTCGACCGGTCGGAAGACCCGGCCCGCATGATCCGCATGATCATCGTCGAAATGGAAGAAACGCTGGTCGAGGTGCGGGCCACTGCCGCCCGGTCGATCGCCGACATCAAGGAAATGCGCCGGGCCGTCATGCGCCTCGACGACATGCAGGCAAACTGGACCGAAAAGGCGCAGCTGGCACTGGAAAAGGGCCGCGAGGATCTTGCCCGCGCCGCGCTCCAGGAAAAGCAGAAGGCGGCCGAAATGGCCGAAAGCCTGCACGCCGAGGTCGCCCAGATCGAACAGGTGCTGCGCGGCTATGAAAAGGACATCCAGCGGTTGCAGGCGAAGCTCGCCGAAGCCCGCGCCCGCCAGAATGCCATCGCGTCGCGGATGGAGAGCGCGATGACCCGCGCCCGCACCAGCGAAGTGCTGCACGGCAGCCGGACCGAGGAAGCCTTCGCCAAGTTCGAGATCCTCGAACGCCGCGCCGACTTCGCCGAGGGCCGCGCCGACGCGCTGGCGCTGACCGGCCCGAAGAGCCTGGAAGAAGAAATTGCCGAACTCCGCGCCGAAGAGGCGGTGGATGCCGAACTGGAAGAATTGAAGGCCGCCTTGGCCGCCAAGAACTAAGCGACGCGAAAAGGGGAAAAGACCGTGTCCAACCGTTATTCGATGAACCGCCGTACCAAGAAGCTTGCCGGTGTCTGCTCGCAGCTTGGCGACGTCTTCAACATCGACCCGACCTTCCTGCGCATCGGCTTCGTCGCCGTCGCGATCCTGGTCAGCTGGAAGCTGGCGCTGCTCGGCTACATCGGCGCCGGCGTCTACCTGCACGTCCAGAAGAACCGCGCCAACGAACGCTTCGATCGCAAGTCGGATTTCGACCGCATGGGCGATGTCGGCAAGGGTCGCACCTCGATCCACGACCTGCGCACCAAGCTGGACGAAAACGATCGCCGCATGATGGCGATCGACCATCACCTCAACACCCAGAACGACGAGCTGGCGCGCGAAATCGAAGCGCTGCGGGAGGGCAAGTGATGACCGACGTTTCGACCCTGATCCTGGCCGCAACCTCGCTAGTCGGCCTCGCCCTCGCGGCGGTGGCGAGCCTCAAGGGCTGGCAGGCCTATCTCGACTACAAGCGGCTCGAACTGGCCAGCCATGTCGGCGATGCGCATCTGCCCCCCGCCGGCGGCCGGATCGAAATCGCAGATCTTCGCGAACGTGTCCGCAAGCTGGAAGCGATCGCAGCAGGCATCGACCTCTAACCCCCTCCGCAAGAAGCGCTCCACCCCGCGCTTCTCTCCTGACGGGCGGTCCTTCTTTCGTGAAGGGCCGCCCATTTTTGTCGGCTTGTGCCGTTCCGCGGTTCGGCTAGGCTGAACCGATATGGGCGTGGGACATCATCAGCACGGGCATGATCACGCCCACGGCAGTCATGGGCATCACGGTCACGGTCATCACCATGCCCCGGCCGACTTCAGCCGCGCCTTCATGATCGGCATTGCGCTTAACCTCGGCTTCGTCGCGGTCGAGGCGGGGTACGGCTTTGCCGCCAATTCGATGGCGCTGCTGGCGGACGCCGGGCACAACCTCAGCGACGTGCTGGGGTTGGCGGTTGCCTGGGCCGGTGCCGCACTGGTCAAGCGCAGCCCAAGCCCGCGCTTCACCTACGGCCTCAAGAAAAGCTCGATCCTCGCCGCGCTTGTGAACGCGCTGCTGCTGCTGGTCGCGATCGGCGGTATCGGCGCGGAAGCGATCCGCCGCTTGGTCGAACCCGAAAGCTCGAACGGACAGACGGTGATGATCGTCGCGGCGGTGGGCATCCTGGTCAACGGCATCACCGCCTGGCTGTTCGCGCGCGGCGGCAAGGACGACATCAACATCCGCGGCGCCTATCTCCACATGATGGCCGATGCCGCCGTTTCGGTCGGGGTCGTCGTGGCGGGCGCGCTCATCCTGTGGACGGGCGCGAGGTGGATCGACCCGGTCACCAGCCTTATCGTCGCGGCGGTCATCCTGTGGGGAACGTGGGGCCTTCTGGTCGAAAGCACGTCGATGACGCTGGCGGGCACGCCGCGCGGGATCGATCCCGAACTGGTCGGGCGCGCGCTCGAAAAGCTGCCGGGGGTGACCGGCACCCATCACCTGCACATCTGGTCGCTGTCGACGACGGAAACCGCGATGACCGTCCACCTGCTGGTTGGGGACGAGGTCGATCGCGACGTCATCTTGCGACAAGCGAACGCCTATGTGCACCAGATGTTCGGCATCGACCATTCGACCATCCAGGTCGAACGGGCCTCGGACAGCGACGATTGCGCCGGCGGCCATCCGCACGCCCGCGACTGCGGGCACGGCTGATCAATAATCGAAGCTGAGCGTCAGCCGGACGTCGCGCCCGGCGGCGGGGGCATAATCCTTCAGCAGGCTGGTGGCGTGGCGGACGGTCACATCGAAGATATTGTTGGCCGCCAGCGACACGGTCAGGTCCGGGCGCCGGTCGAACGGCTTCCAGTCCAGGCTGGCGTTGACCAGCGTATAGGCCGGGGTTTCCAGCTCGTTGGTCGCGTTGCGATTTTGCTGCCAGGCATGTTCGACTTCCAGCCGACCGCCGACCGGTCCGGCCTTGCCGACCAGCGCGCCCTGCACGCGTAGCGGCGGGATCAGCGGCGCCGGGCCGAAGCCGCGGATCGTCGCAAAGGTCGCGTCGGCGGTGCCTTCGGCCTCCCATTCGATGCCGCCCGCGCTGCCCAGCGGGACATGCGCCTCGGCCTCGAACCCGCGGTAACGGGCGCGACCCTGGCGGGTTTCGTAGACCGGCAGATCGTCTTCGATCATGCCGGTCGGCGCCTGGTAGATGAAGCTGGCGTAGCGGCTGGCATAGAAGGTCACCGATCCGTCGAATGCGTCGCTGCTGTGCTTCAGCGTGGCTTCGACCCCGACGCTTCGTTCGGTCTTGAGGTTCGGGTCGCCGACTTCGAAGCTGGCGTTCCCGCCGTGCGGGCCGTTGGCGTAAAGCTCTTCCGCCGATGGCGCACGCTGGCTGCGGGTCAGGTTAAGCCCGAGGCTCCACGCGCGCGACAGGGTGTAGCGTCCGCCCGCCGACAGGCTGAGGGTCGAAAAGCTGCGGTTGAGGTTGGGATTGTCCGTCACGATATTGGCGTCGGCGGTCGCTTTCGAATGTTCGAACCTCGCGCCCGCTTCTACCCGCAGCGGGCCTTTTTCGATGTGCTGGACGGTGAACAGGCCGACGCTCTGCTGCTGCACCGGCGGAAGATATTGTTCGTCGCCGTCGATGTGCTGGCGAACATTGAAATATTGCACGCCAGACGCGCCGCCCCAGCCGTCGGCCGTGTCGCGCTGGTCGAGGTCGAGGCGTGCGTCGCCGCCCTTCGAATAGACCTGACTGCCGATATCGCCGTCGGCGCCGATTTCCGCGTGGCGATAGTTGGAATAGCCGCCGCGCAGGCGCACCTTCTTTAGGAAGCCGTCGAGCGGTATTTCGGCGCGCGCGTCATAGCGGGTCTGGTGGACGTCGATATGAGTGTCTTCCGCCTCGATCGCAGGATCGAGCGAGTAGCGCACCGGCACCCCGTAATTGGCGGTGCGGCGGCTGACCGATGCACCGATGTTGAGGTCGCCGTCGACATAGGCCAGCGCCCCAGCCGCCTCGAAGGTGCGGCCGTCGCTGTTGGGCAGCTTGCCCTTGAGGTCGGCCAGTGCCTGAATGTCGGGATCGCCGCTGGCCAGTGCGGCATCGCGCAGCGGCTTGGCCAGCACATGGCCGCCGATGCGCAGATCGTCGTTCCTGGTCCAGCTGACGTCGCCATGGGCGACGAGATGCGCGCCCAGTCCGACGTCGACCGCGCCGCTTGCAAGCCGTTCATTGGCCGCGGTTCCGTAGCCGAGCAGGCCCTTGGCCTTGACGCCGTCGTCGGGAACGGCGCGCGGAATGCGGCTGTCGATGACGTTCACCACCCCGCCGACTGCCGACGAGCCGAACACCAGTGATGCCGGGCCGTGCAGCACTTCGATCGATTGGGCGGTAAGGGGGTTGATCGCGACGGCATGGTCGCTGCTGGAAGCCGAGACGTCGAGACTGCCGATCCCGTCGACCAGTGTGCGGATCCGGTCGCCCGACAGGCCGCGCAGCACCGGCTTCGAAACGTTGGGACCGGACCCGGTCGTACTAACGCCCGGCTGGCTGGCGAGCGTCGCGCCGATGGTCGGTCGCACCGTCGCGAGCAGCTCTGCACCCGACAGGACCTTGACGTCGCCCAGCACGTCGTCGGTGCGACGGCGGTGGGCGGTGACGACGATGTCCTTGTTGTCGTCGGCCGGCACGCTTGCAGACGCATCGGCCGCGGTGGTGCCGGTCTCCGCCAGATCTTCGGCGAGGGCCTGCTTTGAAACCAGCGCCGCAGCGAGCGCAAACAAGCAAATCTTCGGGGTCATCATGCTTCCGCTATAAGGAGTCGACGCTCTCTAGGGCATGATGATACAACATCGCAATCGCTGCGCCGCACAATTGGTCGCGGCAGCCATGTCGTTTGTCGAAGAGGATTGCGGGTCCCGGAAACGAGTAAGGCCCGGTAACCGAAGTCACCGGGCCTCCATGGTTCGCGTCCGAAGATTTGAACCACGTAACTAAAACGACGCAGGCCCGTCATGGTTCCGCGCCTGTCAAAAAAATTTCCGAAAAAAATTCATGGCGCCCGGAATTCGACGTTAAGCCAAAGCGCGCGTGGCGCGCCGAGGTCGATCGAGCCTGCCTGGTTTCGGGTGACGGTGCGACGGTCGAAGGCATTTTCGAGCCGCAGCCTGACGGTTGTGATGCGGCCCAGCTGGCGGCTCGCCACCGCATCGACCGTGGTCGCAGCGGGCAGGCGGTCGAGGTTCAGATCGTCGTCGAATGCCGCGCCCTGATGACGCAGGGTGACCGCGATGCCGCTCCGCTCGTCTTTCCAGCGTAGCGTGGCCGACGCGGTAAAGGCAGGCACCTGCGCCGGGCGCAAGGGCCCGATCCGCGCGCGGAGCCAGCTCAGCGCCCCGTCGAATCCCCATGGTCCGCGCTCGACCGACAGGCCTGCTTCGATACCCTTGGTGGTCAGCGCGTCGACATTTTGGCGCTGGCGCAAGCTAGGGCTCAGGGTAACGTTGGCGATCGCGTCGTGGAGGCGGTTGGCAAACAGGCCGATGTCGGCCCGCACGCCGGGCAGCGGGTGCCAGCGCACCCCGGCTTCCGCGCCGACCACCCGTTCCGGCTTCAACGCGGGGTTGGCGAGTGTGGTGACGGGGAAGACGGTGAAACTGCGATACAGTTCGTTGAGCGTCGGCACGCGGATCCCGCTGCTCGCCGCTGCGTGCCAGTCGAGGGCCTTGCCGCTTTGGCCGATCGACACGCGGCCGGTCAGCGCCCTCCCGCTGCGCCGGTCGAAGGGGGTGGTGCTGAGCAATAGGCCCCCGCCGTCGCGCACGATGCTGCGGCCATCGCTGACGCTCCAGCGGGTGAGCCGCATCGACCCGCCAAGGTCCAGGCCCGCCATCTCGCCATTGGCTTCGGCAAAGGCGCCCAGTTCGGCGATCCGCCCGCCATTGGCGCGGATCGCTGTGACGGCGCCGGTGCTGGCGGACAGCGCCCGCTCATAGGCCGTACCGTCGGTCCAGCGCCCGTCCGCACCGACCGCCAGCCATTTGAATGGCCGCCACTCGGCCATCGCGCCCGCGCCGGTCGCCGGTGTCCGATACTGGTCGAGGACCGGCACGAAGCGCGTGGCGCTGACGACCACATTGGCGAAGTTGCGGCGCTGGCCGTAGACGGCAAGCGTCAGATCGCGGGCCGCGCTGACGTAGCGCAGGCTGGCGTCAATTCCTTCCGACAGGCTGTCCGCACCCTTGAACCGCAAGGTCCGTTCGTCGCGAAAGGCGGCGGCCCGGAATTGCAGTTCGCTGCCGTCCAGCGGCGCGACGAAGCGGCTTTCGACCGAACGCGCATTGAAGGCCGCGCGGGCGCTGGCGGCGACACGCTGGTCGGCCGGCGTCGTCCAGAAGCCGCGGCCCTTGTCCCAGCGCGCGTCGAGGGTGGCGACACTGTCGCCCAGTCGGCCGGTCGCGCCGCCGCCCAGTTGCATCGCATGGCCCGTCGAAACGGCGCCGCCCGCCCGCCAGTCGGGCCGGTCGGCCAGCGCCAGGCTGTCGATGTCGATCGTGCCCGCCACCGCCGAGCCGAACCGCCCGCCGCCCGCGCCCTTGACGATGCTGATGCGCCCGATGCGGTCCGGGTCGAGCGCCGACAAGGGCACGAAACCGAAGAAGGGATCGGCGATGGGGATGCCGTCGAGGAGGACCAGCGTCCGGCTGCTGGCGTTGCCGCCAAGCCCGCGCAGGGTCAGACCCTGCGCCGACGGGTTGGACGAGCGGCTGTCGCTGCGGCGGAAGCTCTGCAGGCCGGGAACGGTGGCGAGCGCGTCCTCGATCCGGCCCGACGCAGCGTCGTCGAGGGTCCGGCGCGCAATGACGACCGCGTCGCGCTCGTCCGCGCTCGGCCGCTGGCCGGTGACGACGATGACCGGCGGCTCGGCCGCGGTTGGCAGCATCAATCTTCGGGCGCGACCGTGACCGACAAGCCGTCGAGCGCGTCGCTGACCGGGATCTGGCACGACAGGCGGCTGTTGGCTTCGCGCGCGCCGCTCGAGTCGAGCAAATCGTCTTCGTCCTCGCTCATCGGCGGCAGCGCCGACAGCCAGTCTTCGTCGACATAGACATGGCAGGTGGCGCACGACAGGCAGCCCCCGCACAGTGCCAGCACTTCGTCGACGCCGTGGCTGCGGAGGTTTTCCATCAGCGACTGGCCGTTGGTGCCTTCGAACGATTTGGCATGGCCGTCGCGGGTGGTGACGTTAATGGTGGGCATGGGGGTGTCAGGCTTCCTGCTGCAATAGGGACTTCAACGGGGTGTCGGCATCGGCGAGGGCCGCCGGGTCGATCGTCGCGCCGGCCTCGACCAGTGCGCGGCCCTGCACATAATCCTTGACGCGATTGACGCAATCCAGCGCGATCACCGCGCCGTCGCGAAGATAGATGACCGAAAAGCTGCGCGTCGCCGGATCGCCGCGCAGCACGGTGGCGTCATGGCCGATCGACAGGCCTACGGTCTGCAGCTTCAGGTCATACTGGTTCGACCAGAACCAGGGTGTAGCGGCATAAGTCGCGTCCTGCCCGCAAAGCTGCTTCGCCACCGTCGTCGCCATGTCGTTGGCGTTCTGGACCGATTCGATCCGCACCGGCAGGCCCGCGGCGAAGCGGCTGCGATGCAGCGCGCAGTCGCCGATCGCGAAGATGTCGGGCAGGGTGGTGCGACAGCGATCGTCTATCGTGACGCCATTGCCGCCATCGGCGCCTGCCTCGAGTAGCGGCAGGATGGCGGGGACGATGCCGATGCCGACGATGACGACATCGGCGGGGATGACGCTGCCGTCGCCCAGCCGGACGCCTTCGACCTTCGTTTCGCCCTCGATCGCTTCGACCGTCACGCCGGTGCGCAGATCCACCCCATGGGCACGATGTTCGGCCTCGTAGAAGCTGCTGAGATGTTCGCCCGCGACCCGCGCCAGCACGCGCGGCAGGGCTTCCAGCAGGGTGACGGGATGGCCGAGCTTAGTCAGCACCGCCGCCGCTTCCAGCCCGATATAGCCGCCGCCGACGATCGCCACCCGCGCGCCGTCGCCAAGGTCGGCCGTCAACGCGTCGACGTCGGCGCGGGTGCGGATCGAATGGACTTGGGGAAGGTCGCTGCCCTTGCAGCCCAATTGCCGGGCATGGCCGCCTGCGGCCCAGACCAGCTTGCCAAAGATGAGCGCTTCGCCGGTGTCGGCGTGGGCGACGTGCGCCTCCGCATCGACCGCGACGATCTTGCGCCCGGGGAGCAGGTCGATCTGCTTTTCCGCCCAGAATGCGGCGGGGCGGATGGCAAGGCTGTCGGCTTCCTTTGTGCCGGCCAGATAATCCTTCGACAGCGGCGGTCGTTCATAGGGCAAGTCGCGCTCTTCGCCGGCCAGCGCGATGCTGCCTGCATAGCCCTGCTGGCGCAGCGCGATCGCGCATTGCGCCCCGGCATGGCCGCTGCCGACGATGAGAACGTCGTGGTTCACAGCGCCTCGATGATCGTCGCGTTGGCGATGCCACCGCCTTCGCACATGGTCTGGAGCCCGAACCGCTTGCCGCGCGCCCGCAGCGCATGGACCAGCGTCGCCATCAGCTTGGTCCCGCTGGCGCCGAGCGGATGGCCGAGCGCGATCGCGCCGCCATTGACGTTGAGCTTGTCCGGATCGGCGCCGAGGTCGTGTAGCCACGCCATCGGCACGGGCGCGAAGGCTTCGTTGACTTCGAACAGGTCGATGTCGCCAAGGGCCCGGCCGCTGCGATCGAGCACACGGCGGGTGGCGGGAATCGGCTCCATCAGCATGATCACCGGGTCGCCCGCGGTCACCGCAAGCGCGTCGATCCGCGCGAGCGGGGTGAGGCCATGCTCTTTCAGCGCGCGTTCCGATACAACCAGCACGCCCGACGACCCGTCGCAGACCTGGCTGGCATTGCCCGCCGTGATCGCGCCGTCTGGCACCAGCGTCTTCAGCGAGCCCAGCCCCTCCAGCGACGCGTCGCGGCGGATGCCTTCGTCATGCGCGTGGCGGATCGCATTGCCTTCCTTGTCGACGCCGTCGACGACGACGATTTCGCGATCGAAAGCGCCCGCGTCGGTGGCAGCGACGGCCTTGCGGTGGCTGTCGAGCGCGAATTGGTCGAGCTGGCCACGCTGGAAATCATAGTTGCTCGCGATCATTTCCGCGCCGGTGAATTGGCTGAACTGGTCGACGCCGTAGCGGTCCTTGATCGACTGCGGCCAAGGACCGATCCCTACGCCGGCCTGCGCGGCGAGGATGGTCGGGGTGCCCATCGGCACGCGGGTCATGCTTTCGACGCCGCAGGCGATGACCACATCCTGCGTCCCGCTCATCACCGCCTGCGCCGCGAAGTGCAGCGCCTGCTGGCTCGACCCGCACTGGCGGTCGATGCTGACCGCCGGGACGCTGTCGGGCAGGTTGGACGCCAGCACGATATTGCGGCCGATGTGGAAGCTTTGTTCGCCGACCTGGCTGACGCAGCCGGCGATGACGTCCTCGACGGCCGCGGGATCGATGCCGCTCCGCTCGACCAGCGCGTTGAGCACCGCCGCGCCAAGGTCGGCCGGATGCCAGTCGCGCAGCGCACCGCCGCGGCGTCCGCCGGCGGTCCGCAAGGCTTCGACGATATAGGCTTGGGCCATGGTCAATCTCTCCGTGTGATCAATTCGTAGCGAGGCTGCTGGGTCCGCCAAGGACCAAAGTCGCCTGGCTCGATAGGGTCCCGCCATTGCCATGGGCAAGGGCAAGTTCGGCGCCTTCGATGGAATTGGCGGCGGTGCCGCGCAGCTGGCGCACCGCCTCGACGATCGCGAACAGCCCGTACATGCCGGGGTGGCAGCAGCTCAGGCCCCCGCCGTTGGTATTGACCGGCAGCGCGCCGCCGGGCGCGATGGCGCCGCTGGCGACGAACGGACCGCCGTCGCCCTTGGCGCAAAAGCCGAGGTCTTCGAGGAACAGGATCGTGTTGATGGTGAAGGCGTCGTAGAGCTGGACGACGTCGATTTCGCCCGCGACGACGCCTGCCATTTCCATTGCGCGCGGACCGCTTTCCGCGGCGGCGGTGCGGGTGAGGTCGGGCATGCAGCTGATCGCGTGATGATGCGTCGCCGCCGCCGCGCCGAGCAGCGCGACGGGCTGCGCTTTGAGGTCGCGGGCGCGGCCGGCGCGGGTCATGACGATCGCCGCCGCGCCGTCGGTGACGAGGCAGCAGTCGGCCTTGCTGAGCGGCGTCGAAATCATCCGCGAGGCCAGGCAATCGTCGATGCTCAGCGGCCCGCGCTCCACAGCC
It includes:
- a CDS encoding NAD(P)/FAD-dependent oxidoreductase; protein product: MNHDVLIVGSGHAGAQCAIALRQQGYAGSIALAGEERDLPYERPPLSKDYLAGTKEADSLAIRPAAFWAEKQIDLLPGRKIVAVDAEAHVAHADTGEALIFGKLVWAAGGHARQLGCKGSDLPQVHSIRTRADVDALTADLGDGARVAIVGGGYIGLEAAAVLTKLGHPVTLLEALPRVLARVAGEHLSSFYEAEHRAHGVDLRTGVTVEAIEGETKVEGVRLGDGSVIPADVVIVGIGIVPAILPLLEAGADGGNGVTIDDRCRTTLPDIFAIGDCALHRSRFAAGLPVRIESVQNANDMATTVAKQLCGQDATYAATPWFWSNQYDLKLQTVGLSIGHDATVLRGDPATRSFSVIYLRDGAVIALDCVNRVKDYVQGRALVEAGATIDPAALADADTPLKSLLQQEA
- a CDS encoding acetyl-CoA acetyltransferase, whose translation is MSWRPGANAIVGAATFGIGAMPGWSSIELAATAGKRALDDAGLALSDVDALFCCLPDDMFAGLSLAEHYGIQPAFTDCNRTGGSAPMSHAMTAAAMLDARLIDVALLTYGSNQKSGGGKLSTPARPSPYEEPYKPIFPLTGYALAAARHMHEFGTTREQLAAVAVAARQWAATNDEAVERGPLSIDDCLASRMISTPLSKADCCLVTDGAAAIVMTRAGRARDLKAQPVALLGAAAATHHHAISCMPDLTRTAAAESGPRAMEMAGVVAGEIDVVQLYDAFTINTILFLEDLGFCAKGDGGPFVASGAIAPGGALPVNTNGGGLSCCHPGMYGLFAIVEAVRQLRGTAANSIEGAELALAHGNGGTLSSQATLVLGGPSSLATN
- a CDS encoding TonB-dependent receptor — protein: MLPTAAEPPVIVVTGQRPSADERDAVVIARRTLDDAASGRIEDALATVPGLQSFRRSDSRSSNPSAQGLTLRGLGGNASSRTLVLLDGIPIADPFFGFVPLSALDPDRIGRISIVKGAGGGRFGSAVAGTIDIDSLALADRPDWRAGGAVSTGHAMQLGGGATGRLGDSVATLDARWDKGRGFWTTPADQRVAASARAAFNARSVESRFVAPLDGSELQFRAAAFRDERTLRFKGADSLSEGIDASLRYVSAARDLTLAVYGQRRNFANVVVSATRFVPVLDQYRTPATGAGAMAEWRPFKWLAVGADGRWTDGTAYERALSASTGAVTAIRANGGRIAELGAFAEANGEMAGLDLGGSMRLTRWSVSDGRSIVRDGGGLLLSTTPFDRRSGRALTGRVSIGQSGKALDWHAAASSGIRVPTLNELYRSFTVFPVTTLANPALKPERVVGAEAGVRWHPLPGVRADIGLFANRLHDAIANVTLSPSLRQRQNVDALTTKGIEAGLSVERGPWGFDGALSWLRARIGPLRPAQVPAFTASATLRWKDERSGIAVTLRHQGAAFDDDLNLDRLPAATTVDAVASRQLGRITTVRLRLENAFDRRTVTRNQAGSIDLGAPRALWLNVEFRAP
- a CDS encoding 2Fe-2S iron-sulfur cluster-binding protein, yielding MPTINVTTRDGHAKSFEGTNGQSLMENLRSHGVDEVLALCGGCLSCATCHVYVDEDWLSALPPMSEDEDDLLDSSGAREANSRLSCQIPVSDALDGLSVTVAPED
- a CDS encoding acetyl-CoA C-acetyltransferase, with protein sequence MAQAYIVEALRTAGGRRGGALRDWHPADLGAAVLNALVERSGIDPAAVEDVIAGCVSQVGEQSFHIGRNIVLASNLPDSVPAVSIDRQCGSSQQALHFAAQAVMSGTQDVVIACGVESMTRVPMGTPTILAAQAGVGIGPWPQSIKDRYGVDQFSQFTGAEMIASNYDFQRGQLDQFALDSHRKAVAATDAGAFDREIVVVDGVDKEGNAIRHAHDEGIRRDASLEGLGSLKTLVPDGAITAGNASQVCDGSSGVLVVSERALKEHGLTPLARIDALAVTAGDPVIMLMEPIPATRRVLDRSGRALGDIDLFEVNEAFAPVPMAWLHDLGADPDKLNVNGGAIALGHPLGASGTKLMATLVHALRARGKRFGLQTMCEGGGIANATIIEAL